The Branchiostoma floridae strain S238N-H82 chromosome 6, Bfl_VNyyK, whole genome shotgun sequence genomic interval GGGCAGACCTGGATGGCAGAAATCCCCAGACTGTTGTGTCATCAGAGATGGAGAACCCCAATGGCCTGGCCATCGGTGATGGCAAACTGTACTGGGTCGACTCGCATGTGAAAAGTGGGGAGAACAGCACAGGAACCATGGAACAGGCAGAACTGGACGGGAGCAACAGGGCTGTACTGATGCAGGATTTACCCTTTCAAGTaagtaaaaaaatcatgaaacaaTAAGTCTAGTTctagtaggaggataatcacctgggacaggaccagtgttaAGTCAGtgggaggataatcagtgtctATGTGAatacagcaccagggacaggaccagtgtgaagtctgtagaaggataatcagtgtgaatgtgagttcagcaccagggacaggaccagtgtgaagtcagtaggaggatgatcagtgtgaatgtgagttcagcaccagggacaggaacagtgtgaagtcagtaggaggagaatcagtgtgaatgtgagttcagcaccagggacaggaccagtgtgaagtcagtaggaggatgatcagtgtgaatgtgagttcagcaccaaggacgtaGTTATGGCAGTATGCTTTTGAAGTGCAATGTAATGTTAGCTAATGCAAATGTCACTGGTTTATTGCAGATCCCCTTTGGCCTGGCCATGCATGGTGACAGCCTGTACTGGACAGACTGGGGAGAGGATGGGACAGGTGCTCTGTTCCAGGGAGACAGGGGGACAGGGGACCATCATGTGGTGGTGGGAGGACTGGGAGACCCCATGGCTGTGACTGTCTGTAACAAGTCATACACCACTCCTGATGGTGTGTGGGGTCAGGTTTACATttgtagatatcctaagtagATTGTATGCATctaaatgtgacaaaatgttcaacatacatgtaatgataactattgtctttctttttttcagagcCCAGCCCGTGTGCAGGACAAGACTGTAGCCACATCTGTGTCCCCACTGCTGGGTCCTACAGATGTTTATGCCCTGATGTTGGAGGTTTGGTGCTTGGAAGTGATGGCAAATCTTGTATTGGTAAGTctactacatgtgtattaaAGGGAAAGTTCAGTTAGCTAATGTTTCTTAGACTAGTGGTGACAATTTAAGGTCACAGAAGTGACCCATCATCCCTGAGGGTAGACTTCATTTATTGCATGGCTCATATGTAGTCTTAGTTATCATCCAGCATGACTAAGCTTGTACCTCGTATTAGCTGAAATGAAGTTCTCTTGGACAAAGGCTGTGTTATTTCTTGCATGGATATTCCAATCTTACAGTCTCGCAAAAAGGGTTATCGcaaaaaaatgtatgataaATATTGTAATGagtaaacatttaaaaatcatattttgcgACCTCTCCCTTCAGCACCAGAACAGTTTCTCCTGGTTGCTGACTTGACAGAGATCCGCATGGTTTCCATGGACACCCCTGACAGATATCCCTACCCCATCGTCCAAGTTCACGACCTCTACAGCAACATCGCGGCTGTGTCCTACGACACAGAGTCCCAGATGGTGTACTTCAGTGACGTGGGGTGTCGGTCCATCCTCAGGGCCTTCCTGAATGGCACAGGGCTGGAGGTGGTGTACAGTGACACAGGTGTGTCGGACGGGATGACCATTGATCCTGTGCACAGGTACCTGTACTGGACGGATGGGGAGAGGGGAACCATTGAGAGGATGGCACTTGATGGTGGTGAGGAGACTCACGAAGTCCTGCTACAGGGGCTGGATAGGCCGAGAGCCATTGTGGTGGTTCCAGCAAATAAGTAAGTActttaaatgttgaaattttgcaGTGATCTCTTctccacaaacttaaaaccaccaaaaACTGCTTGCTCCACCTGTCTAACCCATTGTTTCATGTGCAAACAAACCACAACAAATACCCCATCTTCTAACTacagcaaaatcaaatccctTTTGGCTGGACTTTCTTTGATTAGTAAATGACAGATgaatacaactgttacaacttTTCTATTGTCTTAAATTTTCTATCATTGGAATGTTGAAATCATTTAGAGAGGCACACAGTATGATTATAGAGCTCTGCCTGTTGTTGGTTCATGAGGTGTAGGTAAAGTGCACATATCCTTCATTGACACTATCTGTCTTctttgtagctacatgtactggACTGAGTGGGGTGAGAGTCCAGCTGTGAAGCGGGCATCCATGGAGGTGAATGCCACAGATGTGCAGAGCCTGGTGGAAGGGGACCTGGTCTGGCCAAATGGACTTGTCGTCGATGACGAGGACAGCAGACTCTACATCGGGGAAGGCAACAATACCAAGATAGAAGCAGCACAGTTGGATGGTAAGTTCAAAGGCCTAAAGCACAAAATGTGCACAGATTGGTTTGCAcatttgttcacctttatcagaaACAAGTACAATATGACTTCCCAATAAAAGTGTCATTCTTCATCAGTGACCTGTTTTATGTAATTTATTGCTGTCATTGGTAACAGGGTCAGAAGTAGATGCCAAAAGTATGATAgaaacatttttgtacaattctATAAACAGTGAGCAGATAATTATTGGACTGAGCATAGCACTTTGGACTTGCTTTTGACTGTTTACAGCTTAAAGGTATTTTTTAGAAAAATGTCTCTGTTACACAGTGGATTATTATCACCCTTAGCGGGGGTCTTCATGCATCATCGAtactggaaaaaaattgaagatttGTGGGTAAATTACAAGATGTTTTGAGACAATCTTGACATCTTttgagacaatcttgagattgcTCGAAGCAATCTTGAGAGTTTTCATAACAATCTtaagatctttaaaaaaatgtcaagattCTTTGAAGtgatctcaagattttttcatACATCTCAATACATGGGTCCTGACTTTAAAGCATGTTTTAAAATATCTTGAGATTTTTGCAAAGCATCTTAAGATTTTTCTAAAACATGAAAAACGTGAAGACCCCTGCTAAGgttcatttttatttgttgaGTACCAGATCAGAGAAGTTACTCACAAAATATCAGACATAACATTTATAGTATTAAGCTATAAAAACCTACAGGTATGTCAGTGCAAAGTGCTCTGCCCACCAATAATAATCTGTTCGCTGTTTATAACATTCAGTCTGTTAGCAGGTTTTGTGTGCATAAATGCCTCAAGGATGACATACATGCTTTAATTTCTGTTTTCAGGTTCAGATCGGAATGTAATCTTGGATGAAAGCAGTGGCCACGTGTACGGGCTGGCTAAGGTTGGGGATGTCCTACTGTGGAGTGACTGGGCAGAACAAAGTGTTAAGATGATGACTCTAGGCAGTGGTGTAGTACAGGTTCTCACAGCTGGGCTCATCAGGCCAAGTGAACTACATGTGTGCCATCACTCCAACTTCACTGACCAACCATGGCCCATTGTCTCGACAACACCTGTACAGCTTATTGCAACCACTGTTGTTACAACTACCCCAAATCCTACAACAAGTTTTAACTACGCAACCAGTGAGGAACCAATCACGGTGACCACTGATGTGCAAACGGCCTCAGGTATACGTACCACAGATGTGCCTACCACCACAGATGTGCCTACAACCACAGATGTGCCTACCACCACAATGGTCACAGCCACAGATGTGCCTACTACCACAGATGTCCTGACCACCACAGATGTGCCTACCACCACAGATGTGCCTACAACCACAGATGTGCCTACCACCACAATGGTCACAGCCACAGATGTGCCTACTACCACAGATGTCCTGACCACCACAGATGTGCCTACCACTACAGCAGTACCTATCACCACAGAGGTACCTACCATTTCAGATGTGCCAACCACTACAGAGGTGCCTACTACTACAGAAGATGTGTCTACCACCACAGAGGTGCCTACCACCACAGATGTGCCTACCACCACAGAGGTACCTACCACCACAGAGGCGCCTACCACCACAGAGGCGCCTACCACCACAGAGGCGTCTACCACCACAGATGTGCCTACCACCACAGATGTGCCTACTACCACAGATGTGCCTACCACCACAGAGGTACCTACCACCACAGATGTGCCTACCACCACAGAGGCGTCTACCACCACAGATGTCCTGACCACCACAGATGTGCCTACCACCACAGATGTGTCTACCACCACAAAAATGGATACCACTACACAGCCATTCACATGTGTGAAAGGAGGTAAATAAAGTTTATCCTGCTAGCTAGACAATAATGCAAAGATTACAGCAGGCCTACCAGACTTTTTTCTGAGGAATGTAACCGGGGAGGTGCCCTAAGATGGTACCCCCTAAGATGGCACAAATTTTTTGATCTTATTAAAGTACACTGCATTTGTTGCCACTGACCTTGCTGATTAGATAGGTATGCACACAGCTGTTATTTGCATTCGAAATATACTTAAGTATATtcacttcatgttttttttaaaaacagaattctaacaataatgttggtagtgATGATAACTGCTTAACTGCCTCTgtgtattggcggctcgtgccgctaactacatgtatacaaactcTATGCGTGAAAATTCATGCCATGTTAGAACACCTCCCATTGATTCTTAAAACTTTTGTATATTACAAAACATGTTCAGGACTCTAAAACAACAGTGAAACCATTGTGGTGTCAGCTAACAAAGGCTTTGAGACAAATTTCAAAACTGTTGAAAGATGATATTCAGCTGGTGTCActacctacatttgtactaagTGAAAGAAACATGAAATGTAACCTTTGGGGAATGCATCATAACATTGGACAATGCATGATTGATTATATATGGGGATCATTCTTTGTAACTTTGCtgattcttcattttactttgcATGGTAACactgttgaaatgtttttgttgttgcctgacatttttcttttattaatTCACAGCAAGCTATCCCTGTTTTGTGAAATGTCAAGCCATCACATTGGATCTTCCGTCCACTTCCTCCTCCGTAACAGTAGACTTCAGCCAATATGTGGTGGCAAGAGATGAAAATGGTGACCTGTTGACTGATGTCAGTAACAACCTACCAGATGGTGGGACTTACACAAGTACAACATTCAATGCTGAGGACGGTAGCTTGCAGTTTTCAAATGGCTCCAGCTATTTCCTATTTGGCACTTACCTATTTGTGTCGGATGGCAATATCTGCGGTGTCAACATACAACTCCATGGTGAGTAACTTCAAAACAACCAGTCTTTTTCTTGTCATTTGTCAATTTTCTGTTTAAAAAAGAAGTTTTGGCTTGTAGCAAGCAGTCCATTAGGGTGGAAACAGTTTACATGGCTAGCTGGAaatgttataataataactaAAGATTATTGCGAATTCTTGACTGTGGGCTAATTGCACGTAACATGATAGgctcaaacagtgtaaaaaaacaatatagcaagtgtctactctagtctaaaagctaactctagattctGAGTTATTGGGTTTGACTAATCTTTTTcagagacagtggaagacgaatggTCCCGCATTTTCTACTAGCTttcatgtgtgggttttgtgatgttagaaggagaattgctTTCTTATATGACTTTGTGCATTTAGTTTCGTTTTCTAAATCTGAAAATTCCTTTGTCATTGTCCATATGCAACTTTATACAATTTTCAAGTGACCTTAAGTTGAGAAAGCTTCCCCTGTGCTGTTCTAGTGAATTTGAAAAGATGTTATGTGATTGTATCAAGTCCTTCCTTTTAAAAGTCTGTTTGATCTTCTTTTCCTCTTTTCAGATGTGTCACCACCTGTTGCTACATCCTGCCCCAATGAACCAATTGATATCCAAGCTTTACCTGGGTCTGAATCTTGTGCTGGAGTAGATGTGAACCTACTCCCAGAACTGAAAAACAATTGTAGTGCATTATGGTTTCAGGACAATGTGAAAGTTACAAAATGCATTGACAATGTTGAGAGTCTCACTGAAATCAGCATTGGTGATGAAGTGGCCATCCAGTGGACAGCAGAAGATGACAGTACTCATTCATCAGAGCCATGCAACACCACAATTCGCTGTGTGGCTCCAGGtgagaaatatttcagataGAACATGTTTCTTTCCTCAGAGATGAACTAATAGTCTTCTGTCTCACTGAGATTGGACTGTATACTTGTCATGAAAGTGTGCCTATTGACTTGCAAAGGAAAATTGAGAGCAGCTGAAGTAAAAAGTGCACCAACTCATGAAAATTTTTGCATGATCTCCCAAATACACATGCAATCCATTTTGGTTTGTTAGCTTATTTGCGGAAAAGTATTCTTATATACTTGTACTTAAATAGGTCTCTTGATATAAAGCAATAAAGGCTTGCACCAATGGTATCTCTCCCATCTATCAATTTCTGCTTTAAATGTTCTCAGTTACGTCCACTGTTTAGTTCTGTCAGTTAATCCGGAGATTATTTGTATTTCCTAAGTGGCTGGTTGGGTTAGTCATCAAATATTTACTCCAGGTGTGTTTTTTACCTTTACTTGATAACGTTTCGATTTTTATTGTTATcaatattttttcctttttcagcATGTGACCCTCCAACATATGCCCCCAGATGTGGTATCTTGGCATGTGTCTGGACAAAGAATGAAGATCAAAAGTGTACCTCTTTCTGCAAAGAAGAATGTAGAAGCATTGGTCGAATCTATCACTTCAGCGAGAGAATGGGTAAAGCTGACCTGGAAGTACTACATGATAAAAGCCATACATTCACCTGTGAGCTTGGCCTATGGAAACCAAACTTCCTCAACAATAATAAATTCCTGAATAATTATTGCTGTAAGTATGAACTTTTTGACATTAACAAGTGATCTTAATAGTGTCCAAACTGTAGCTCTGATGCTGTGGGACGTCAAAGTTTCTGCTAACCCATCTAATTGTCAGTGTAAGCAAAGAGCAATTTACCAATCCCATGTTAAAAAGACTGTCCTTTAAGCCCCGGTTACACATATATAGACTGTGAAACGGCTGTGAAACAGCTCTTGAATGCTAGCCAACTAAGGTTGGCAATAGTCATGAAGTCTTTTTGGCCATGCCAATCTTTTAGCTCTGTAATTAATAACAATTAGTCCAGAACATGTCGTGAACATGTCCCAACTAGTAAATGAATTCTCCCAAGCGAGCTTCAAATGCTAACCTTAACTCCCAATATCCCAACCTCTAGCTTCAGACTGCCGAGTGACCCTCCTGACTGATTCCCAACCCTTCCACCCGAATTAAATTGAGAAAAAGCAGCAATTTTTATGAAAAGAGATAGAACTTTAAACAGAATGATTCATACTTTTATGTGGTAAGCTAGGATTCTTCTGTATTTTAGGCTGCATGTCGTTCAGGTCAAGGCCAGGGGTGGTTGGTGCACATTCTGGTAGCTGTTCATCTTGGTTGAGATTAAGTTTAAACTTAGCAAAAATCTTTCTAAGTATCTGGGGCAAGCTGTAGGCAGATTGGGAACCTAAGTtaggagtaagtcagcagtacAGTGGTTATGCCGTGGTTATGGGTgaaatttgactgctgactaaTATTCCTGAACACCAGCCAAACACCAGCCAATCAATTCCAGACTCCTGTCCACAGCTGAATGATTTGAAAATTCCAAAACATTTGGCTGGCACAGCCGGTGAAGCACAGGCCAACTGAGCCCAACACCAGCCGACTGAGCCAAATGTCAGGCAACCATCTTCCGAATCACTTAGGAGGCCGTGAGGCCATGTTTCAGGCTATGTGTATAACCCAGGCTAAGGACTGCATGTTGCAGATTTACTATAATCTTATTAGCAATATGTTGCACAATGTTTCTCTCCATGCACAGATTTGGCTCTGAATGTTTTTGACAATTTCAGCCagtggacatgaagaaaacggtgCAAGATAGAAAACATGAAACAATGCCccccaaaatgtcaaaacagccagagccaaacctgAGACTGTTTGGAGAGTAGCAGAACATCATGTTGTAATTCCGGCCAAATGTGGGTACAGAAGTTAGATGattgatatgtttgtttttttttctctcctgtAGATTTCAGAGATCACGCCACTTGGATATCGTTTGATGTGCGTTtcaaattcaagcaaaaatgtGTGAAACAAACCATGAACAAGAAACTTATTAATGAAATCAAAGCTGTATTAAACAATCTGTGTAATGATCACTATACATTGTGTAAATTTGACATTATTTGTGGTGACAATGCTGACACACCAAATCGAAAACGTCGCAGTAGTGACTTATCACTATGGGCCAGTATAAAGATAACTGCAGCTGAAGACTATGACCCAGCAACAA includes:
- the LOC118418087 gene encoding uncharacterized protein LOC118418087, which produces MMLTSDLSMAARPVLLDQGVRPVAVAYDPVEQRVYWSDVATYSINRVFLNGTGSEVFLDSTNGIASVEGLAVDWQNQRLYFSNLGLHYTGVSWGRVEMVGLDRTGHRRLLEERVQKPRSIALDLEARHMYITDWGEEPKILRADLDGRNPQTVVSSEMENPNGLAIGDGKLYWVDSHVKSGENSTGTMEQAELDGSNRAVLMQDLPFQIPFGLAMHGDSLYWTDWGEDGTGALFQGDRGTGDHHVVVGGLGDPMAVTVCNKSYTTPDEPSPCAGQDCSHICVPTAGSYRCLCPDVGGLVLGSDGKSCIAPEQFLLVADLTEIRMVSMDTPDRYPYPIVQVHDLYSNIAAVSYDTESQMVYFSDVGCRSILRAFLNGTGLEVVYSDTGVSDGMTIDPVHRYLYWTDGERGTIERMALDGGEETHEVLLQGLDRPRAIVVVPANNYMYWTEWGESPAVKRASMEVNATDVQSLVEGDLVWPNGLVVDDEDSRLYIGEGNNTKIEAAQLDGSDRNVILDESSGHVYGLAKVGDVLLWSDWAEQSVKMMTLGSGVVQVLTAGLIRPSELHVCHHSNFTDQPWPIVSTTPVQLIATTVVTTTPNPTTSFNYATSEEPITVTTDVQTASGIRTTDVPTTTDVPTTTDVPTTTMVTATDVPTTTDVLTTTDVPTTTDVPTTTDVPTTTMVTATDVPTTTDVLTTTDVPTTTAVPITTEVPTISDVPTTTEVPTTTEDVSTTTEVPTTTDVPTTTEVPTTTEAPTTTEAPTTTEASTTTDVPTTTDVPTTTDVPTTTEVPTTTDVPTTTEASTTTDVLTTTDVPTTTDVSTTTKMDTTTQPFTCVKGASYPCFVKCQAITLDLPSTSSSVTVDFSQYVVARDENGDLLTDVSNNLPDGGTYTSTTFNAEDGSLQFSNGSSYFLFGTYLFVSDGNICGVNIQLHDVSPPVATSCPNEPIDIQALPGSESCAGVDVNLLPELKNNCSALWFQDNVKVTKCIDNVESLTEISIGDEVAIQWTAEDDSTHSSEPCNTTIRCVAPACDPPTYAPRCGILACVWTKNEDQKCTSFCKEECRSIGRIYHFSERMGKADLEVLHDKSHTFTCELGLWKPNFLNNNKFLNNYCYFRDHATWISFDVRFKFKQKCVKQTMNKKLINEIKAVLNNLCNDHYTLCKFDIICGDNADTPNRKRRSSDLSLWASIKITAAEDYDPATTFQKVNTTVYTTISMIQGLVESGSLVIPINGTNYTADPTSFTIDFGNWGCPEGHIFYAGACCEYQCLFSKMKLFSFHMLGRDPCLEGSHYIGIDSECPSCPEGTYQNKTGQMTCKPCPDGKSTNGTGATSEDECRGPQDSTFHLPPEVFLAVGFICWLAVVAGVVLGVNRYCKKRKSDKVTKVKPFVDKADIQQIIGSDEFGFPKDLKAKSDRIIIPAHWSKQRISAWDSYCKDPKGCPMDASFVMLPSTTIPPKGEVRDKGILPPQVPNMIVESDC